A region of Drosophila suzukii chromosome 2L, CBGP_Dsuzu_IsoJpt1.0, whole genome shotgun sequence DNA encodes the following proteins:
- the LOC108018134 gene encoding trypsin delta-like — translation MFFKYIVLSAIAILASAARIPEPEERIVGGHHIPIEYVPWQVSLLNNGLHICGGSIHSDRVILTAAHCLDYVAIKDLSVRAGSSHWSKGGQEVKVLKAISHSQYHYRDFPYDVAVLILESPLKFNANVQKIALAEKTPKGGSMTLVSGWGDTRYGAHFGWPILQGVHVALLDPTDCKRSHGEDVICADASGRDACQFDSGGPLVSLPDRKLIGIVSHGENCGIGHPGVYADVVFFRDWFNATINENI, via the coding sequence ATGTTTTTCAAGTATATAGTTTTGTCAGCAATAGCTATCCTGGCTTCCGCTGCACGAATCCCTGAGCCAGAGGAAAGGATTGTCGGAGGCCACCATATTCCCATCGAATACGTTCCTTGGCAAGTGTCACTGTTGAATAATGGGCTACACATCTGCGGGGGAAGTATACATAGCGATCGGGTTATTCTTACTGCTGCCCATTGTCTTGATTACGTAGCGATTAAGGATTTATCAGTTCGAGCTGGATCTTCGCATTGGAGCAAAGGAGGTCAAGAAGTAAAGGTTCTAAAAGCCATTTCCCATTCTCAATACCATTACCGAGATTTTCCTTATGATGTTGCTGTGCTGATTTTGGAGTCACCCCTCAAGTTCAATGCGAATGTACAGAAAATAGCTCTAGCTGAAAAAACTCCTAAGGGTGGAAGTATGACCTTGGTCTCCGGATGGGGAGACACCCGATACGGTGCTCATTTCGGATGGCCAATTCTACAAGGCGTTCATGTGGCTTTACTTGATCCCACTGATTGCAAGAGATCTCATGGTGAGGACGTGATTTGTGCCGATGCATCTGGAAGGGACGCATGTCAATTCGATTCCGGCGGACCTTTGGTTAGCTTACCGGACCGAAAGCTCATTGGCATAGTTTCCCATGGAGAAAATTGTGGTATTGGCCACCCTGGAGTTTATGCAGATGTTGTCTTCTTCCGCGACTGGTTCAATGCTACAATCaatgaaaatatttag